From Curtobacterium sp. SGAir0471, the proteins below share one genomic window:
- a CDS encoding ABC transporter substrate-binding protein, which produces MILDRVQKTRARALLTAAGATAVLLALTACTGGGTATDASTPVSGGTLTYASGDAEPTCLDPHVGGNYPQALLSTQYIEMLTGLDRDGQPTPALATRWTTSDDGKTLTLDLRTDVRFSDGTPFDADAVVANIEHVQDPTTASSTGYLALQSITKATATDDHTVTLTLSRPDSALLESFSQPWVGMESPKALQRPQATNCAAPVGTGPFTVTGWQRGDRITLAKNDDYTPLSGSTKPRLDGITWRFLPDSTSRYAALQAGQVDVIDNAQPDQLKSASTKGTIRDLDAPRPGASNRLELNSGHGVFRDEAVRKAFIAGAEIDPGLQSLFLGTAKRSYSVLSSVEPDGYSDPALFEYSPSTAKRLLDEAGWKVGSDGVREKDGQRLTVTFPVSTNQSVPAERSLFQQVQASEKAVGFDVRLEELDLSSWYAALAANEYDVVSAPYTKVGPDVLRILYDSASIEPAPSGYFANLAQLDDPTVDELVERAARTSDADERRALYRQAQQRILASGTVLPLYDQQNHFLYRSSVHGIETTSVSTPWFGTAWIAR; this is translated from the coding sequence ATGATCTTGGACCGAGTACAGAAAACACGCGCCCGCGCCCTCCTCACCGCCGCGGGTGCCACCGCGGTCCTGCTGGCCCTGACCGCCTGCACCGGCGGCGGCACCGCCACGGACGCGAGCACCCCGGTCAGCGGTGGCACGCTCACCTACGCCTCCGGCGACGCCGAGCCGACCTGCCTCGACCCGCACGTCGGCGGGAACTACCCGCAGGCCCTGCTGTCGACGCAGTACATCGAGATGCTCACCGGCCTCGACCGCGACGGGCAGCCGACGCCGGCCCTGGCGACGCGGTGGACGACGAGCGACGACGGGAAGACCCTGACGCTCGACCTGCGCACGGACGTGCGGTTCTCCGACGGCACACCGTTCGACGCCGACGCCGTGGTGGCGAACATCGAGCACGTGCAGGACCCGACGACGGCGTCGAGCACGGGCTACCTCGCCCTGCAGTCGATCACGAAGGCCACGGCGACCGACGACCACACGGTCACGCTGACGCTGAGCCGTCCGGACAGCGCGCTGCTCGAGTCGTTCTCGCAGCCCTGGGTCGGCATGGAGTCACCGAAGGCCCTGCAGCGCCCGCAGGCCACGAACTGCGCCGCCCCGGTCGGCACCGGCCCGTTCACCGTGACGGGGTGGCAGCGCGGTGACCGCATCACGCTGGCGAAGAACGACGACTACACGCCGCTGTCCGGCTCGACGAAGCCCCGCCTCGACGGCATCACCTGGCGCTTCCTGCCCGACTCGACGTCCCGGTACGCGGCACTCCAGGCCGGCCAGGTGGACGTCATCGACAACGCCCAGCCCGACCAGCTGAAGAGCGCCTCGACGAAGGGCACCATCCGCGACCTCGACGCCCCGCGTCCCGGCGCCTCGAACCGTCTCGAGCTGAACTCCGGGCACGGTGTGTTCCGCGACGAGGCCGTGCGCAAGGCCTTCATCGCCGGTGCCGAGATCGACCCGGGCCTGCAGAGCCTGTTCCTCGGCACCGCGAAGCGCTCGTACTCGGTGCTCTCCAGCGTCGAGCCGGACGGGTACTCCGACCCCGCGCTCTTCGAGTACTCGCCGAGCACGGCGAAGCGGCTGCTCGACGAGGCCGGCTGGAAGGTCGGCAGTGACGGCGTCCGCGAGAAGGACGGGCAGCGGCTCACGGTCACCTTCCCGGTGTCGACGAACCAGTCGGTGCCGGCGGAGCGCAGCCTGTTCCAGCAGGTCCAGGCCTCCGAGAAGGCCGTCGGCTTCGACGTCCGGCTCGAGGAGCTCGACCTGTCGAGCTGGTACGCCGCGCTCGCCGCGAACGAGTACGACGTCGTGAGCGCGCCGTACACGAAGGTCGGCCCGGACGTCCTCCGCATCCTCTACGACAGCGCGAGCATCGAGCCCGCCCCCTCCGGCTACTTCGCGAACCTCGCGCAGCTGGACGACCCGACGGTCGACGAGCTGGTGGAGCGGGCGGCGCGCACGTCGGACGCCGACGAGCGCCGTGCCCTGTACCGACAGGCGCAGCAGCGGATCCTGGCCAGCGGCACCGTCCTGCCGCTCTACGACCAGCAGAACCACTTCCTGTACCGCTCGTCGGTCCACGGCATCGAGACCACGTCGGTCTCCACCCCGTGGTTCGGCACCGCGTGGATCGCGCGCTGA
- a CDS encoding TetR/AcrR family transcriptional regulator — MDETMRRGGRPRRSSAEVLADAAAELFLEQGYARTTVDQIAARAGVSRATFFNYFGAKSDVLWLELDAAVADLPAFLAASTEPSPVRAVEEALLAAARAHDPEQVPWAIAQAEVMDIGSELVASVAARVMAQHGAVAAFVGSRTGEHPMSLWPQTVSGAMLGAAAAAFGVWVADGVGRRTLVEYVGAALTPVAVGLDAHR, encoded by the coding sequence ATGGACGAGACGATGCGCCGCGGAGGCCGCCCGCGACGGTCGAGCGCCGAGGTCCTCGCCGACGCCGCCGCCGAGCTGTTCCTCGAGCAGGGCTACGCGCGCACGACCGTCGACCAGATCGCCGCACGGGCCGGGGTGAGCCGGGCGACGTTCTTCAACTACTTCGGGGCCAAGTCCGACGTGCTCTGGCTGGAGCTCGACGCCGCGGTCGCCGACCTGCCCGCGTTCCTCGCTGCCTCGACGGAGCCCTCGCCCGTGCGGGCCGTCGAGGAGGCGCTCCTCGCCGCGGCGCGGGCGCACGACCCGGAGCAGGTCCCGTGGGCCATCGCCCAGGCCGAGGTGATGGACATCGGTTCCGAGCTCGTGGCGAGCGTGGCGGCCCGGGTGATGGCGCAGCACGGCGCCGTCGCCGCGTTCGTCGGGTCGCGGACCGGCGAGCACCCGATGTCCCTCTGGCCGCAGACCGTGTCCGGGGCGATGCTCGGTGCGGCGGCTGCGGCCTTCGGGGTCTGGGTGGCGGACGGGGTCGGGCGGCGCACCCTCGTCGAGTACGTCGGCGCTGCGCTCACCCCGGTGGCGGTCGGACTCGACGCACACCGCTGA
- a CDS encoding ArnT family glycosyltransferase, which yields MRRRSGLVQWSAFGAVVLLAVWTCCWHLGRQGINVDELVYVQAGWEYVHGTVTANLEHPPTAKYLYGLAQVLFGQGVYAPRLVAAAAVLLTGLVLFVWLRRPLGHWGALFAAGLWWLTPRAAGLDAFDPASATPVRVDRIALLEPVMVLFAVVAIAAAWAWMTTDGRRRWWWAGLAGTALGLAVTSKVTAAFVVLAIVLLPVLFRRWWDLLTGGAIAAVSAIVTFCLAYAPLGLVSAVSYMIAFQTRHDDGGHLVDLGGTTYRFAPWWTQFWWATQGTGPVLVAVVLVGAVAAVVLRPDRLVLTLVAAFVPLMVFLALSTVSLPHYYDAWMPFVLALAAVGWTRLGVLARDELARRRAGRRDGAGARRRAGRPGRPGRVPVLGVALVALVSAGVVASASTTAALAVAVAHVRPAGIAVLDTELRAHGVESGTILFTSYGAPAWRPYFAQRGSDVLVDGRYAAIVQGTDGRFPVPEAVRAFTQDEADALESFRVDDLRVWVPRGGGVVVVSGSTLTIER from the coding sequence GTGCGTCGACGGTCGGGTCTGGTCCAGTGGAGTGCGTTCGGCGCGGTTGTGCTGCTCGCGGTGTGGACCTGCTGCTGGCACCTCGGTCGCCAGGGCATCAACGTCGACGAGCTCGTCTACGTGCAGGCTGGCTGGGAGTACGTCCACGGCACGGTGACCGCGAACCTCGAGCACCCACCGACCGCGAAGTACCTCTACGGGCTCGCGCAGGTCCTGTTCGGGCAGGGGGTCTACGCCCCACGCCTCGTGGCCGCCGCCGCCGTCCTCCTGACCGGACTCGTCCTCTTCGTCTGGCTGCGCCGCCCGCTCGGGCACTGGGGCGCCCTGTTCGCCGCCGGACTCTGGTGGCTCACCCCTCGCGCCGCCGGTCTCGACGCCTTCGACCCCGCGTCGGCGACGCCCGTCCGCGTCGACCGCATCGCGCTGCTCGAACCGGTGATGGTGCTGTTCGCCGTCGTCGCGATCGCCGCCGCATGGGCGTGGATGACCACGGACGGTCGACGTCGGTGGTGGTGGGCCGGGCTCGCCGGCACCGCGCTGGGCCTCGCGGTCACGTCGAAGGTGACCGCGGCGTTCGTCGTGCTCGCGATCGTGCTGCTCCCGGTGCTCTTCCGCCGGTGGTGGGACCTGCTCACCGGAGGGGCCATCGCCGCCGTGTCGGCGATCGTGACGTTCTGCCTCGCCTACGCACCACTCGGGCTCGTCTCCGCGGTGTCGTACATGATCGCCTTCCAGACCCGGCACGACGACGGGGGACACCTCGTCGACCTCGGCGGGACGACCTACCGGTTCGCTCCGTGGTGGACGCAGTTCTGGTGGGCCACGCAGGGCACCGGCCCGGTCCTCGTGGCGGTGGTCCTCGTCGGCGCGGTCGCGGCGGTCGTCCTCCGCCCGGACCGGCTGGTGCTCACCCTCGTCGCCGCGTTCGTCCCGCTCATGGTGTTCCTCGCACTGTCCACGGTGTCGCTGCCGCACTACTACGACGCCTGGATGCCGTTCGTGCTCGCGCTCGCCGCGGTCGGGTGGACGCGGCTGGGCGTGCTCGCCCGGGACGAGCTGGCGCGCCGACGGGCCGGTCGTCGGGACGGAGCCGGTGCCCGACGACGAGCCGGCCGGCCCGGTCGTCCCGGACGGGTGCCGGTGCTCGGCGTGGCGCTCGTCGCGCTCGTCTCGGCCGGCGTCGTCGCGTCCGCGTCGACCACCGCGGCGCTCGCCGTGGCCGTCGCCCACGTCAGGCCGGCGGGCATCGCGGTGCTCGACACCGAGCTCCGCGCGCACGGGGTGGAGAGCGGGACGATCCTGTTCACGTCGTACGGCGCTCCGGCCTGGCGCCCGTACTTCGCGCAGCGCGGGTCCGACGTGCTGGTCGACGGACGCTACGCCGCGATCGTGCAGGGGACCGACGGACGGTTCCCCGTGCCCGAGGCGGTGCGGGCGTTCACGCAGGACGAGGCGGACGCGCTCGAGTCCTTCCGGGTCGACGACCTGCGCGTGTGGGTCCCGCGGGGCGGCGGCGTCGTCGTGGTCTCCGGGTCGACCCTGACGATCGAGCGCTGA
- a CDS encoding cation diffusion facilitator family transporter, with translation MPSSEKQDRPESLLTVVIAFAANLLVAVAKTVASLISGSASMTAEAAHSWADTGNEIFLLVAERRGAKKRDRKHPLGYGRETYIWSMFAAFGLFTAGAVVSIWHGITELGETGPAEDVVLNYVVLGIAFLLEGTSFLQAYRQAHGAATKRRVPVLRHVLQSSNPTLRAVFAEDAAALIGLVIAFLGVLLHQLTGLAVFDAIGSIAVGLLLGVVAIVLIERNRRFLVGEATSPELEDAVLTELLRRDEVERVTYLHLEFVGPSRVFLVAAVDLTGNELEDHVAVRLRRVEASLEESQYIEEAVLTLSIPGDASLAARGDGEVPATVRDGTVEDVAAGGAGTLRTE, from the coding sequence CTTCGCCGCCAACCTGCTCGTCGCCGTCGCCAAGACCGTCGCCTCCCTGATCTCGGGCTCGGCGTCGATGACCGCCGAGGCCGCGCACTCGTGGGCCGACACGGGCAACGAGATCTTCCTGCTCGTGGCGGAGCGGCGGGGTGCGAAGAAGCGGGACCGGAAGCACCCGCTCGGCTACGGCCGCGAGACCTACATCTGGTCGATGTTCGCGGCCTTCGGCCTCTTCACCGCGGGTGCCGTCGTGTCGATCTGGCACGGCATCACCGAGCTCGGCGAGACCGGTCCGGCCGAGGACGTCGTGCTCAACTACGTCGTGCTCGGGATCGCGTTCCTGCTCGAGGGCACGAGCTTCCTGCAGGCCTACCGCCAGGCGCACGGAGCCGCGACGAAGCGCCGCGTCCCGGTGCTCCGGCACGTGCTGCAGTCGTCGAACCCCACGCTCCGGGCGGTCTTCGCCGAGGACGCCGCCGCGCTGATCGGGCTCGTGATCGCGTTCCTCGGCGTGCTCCTGCACCAGCTGACCGGCCTCGCCGTGTTCGACGCGATCGGCTCCATCGCGGTCGGCCTCCTGCTCGGGGTCGTCGCGATCGTGCTCATCGAGCGGAACCGCCGGTTCCTGGTCGGCGAGGCGACGTCGCCCGAGCTCGAGGACGCCGTGCTCACCGAGCTGCTCCGCCGCGACGAGGTCGAGCGCGTGACCTACCTGCACCTGGAGTTCGTCGGGCCGTCGCGGGTGTTCCTCGTGGCCGCCGTCGACCTGACCGGCAACGAGCTCGAGGACCACGTCGCGGTGCGGCTCCGCCGGGTCGAGGCCTCGCTCGAGGAGAGCCAGTACATCGAGGAGGCCGTGCTCACCCTGAGCATCCCGGGCGACGCGTCGCTCGCTGCCCGTGGTGACGGCGAGGTGCCGGCGACCGTCCGGGACGGCACGGTCGAGGACGTCGCGGCCGGCGGCGCGGGGACGCTCCGCACCGAGTGA